A region of Streptomyces sp. TG1A-60 DNA encodes the following proteins:
- a CDS encoding SPFH domain-containing protein — MARANAQSLRRVASAVASGAGPRQAAEEEVRRRTGRSAGRPQSRGQAGQGRDDADEESYAPEEEGMDPADFPAAREQGGSIATVMAQKTVSLDEAGEALNQSEQQREGGDQVHAICPMVLPKGRSFLSMLPVLSLLVLGAVGTAVVSTVDDSPLTNPLFGLHYWVISVVAVAFVWWRQGMVMVPDGCQALITRFGKLEKVVGPGRVILISPWKRVSYILNTTREYPFNAPVREAPTKGGVKASIDLFIQFRISDATEFVYTLGAVRGFEEKLSNAVSETIRSLIYEQEAAGIYDMVGEDTGRLLEQLNQQFRPAVELTNANITHAEPSDRNYRMDLAAPEMVRMAKEAYTHEYALMLRKEQDEGDLSKELATSHETLSAIHADIAQYQAQMDTAVERETNRAQALARQRYVQAESEAKANAALLEAQALDIRAVTAAEAPEILEYRYQQQILDTLEQVADHLPRLVRIGGSADGSGAAGVDFLQLAREMVGERGEELFSEADMAAMRGQLAAIGDRIAGREDEIVVLLQAERPTVPSAEGGAPTGSSTGQETAEQAKASEVPDFSEEAGQ; from the coding sequence ATGGCACGAGCGAATGCGCAGAGCCTACGGAGGGTGGCCTCAGCGGTGGCCTCCGGTGCCGGTCCCCGGCAGGCGGCCGAGGAGGAAGTCCGGCGGCGCACGGGGCGGTCGGCCGGCCGACCGCAGAGCCGGGGACAGGCCGGCCAGGGGCGGGACGACGCCGACGAGGAGTCGTACGCGCCGGAGGAAGAGGGCATGGACCCCGCCGACTTTCCGGCCGCGAGGGAACAGGGCGGCTCCATCGCCACGGTCATGGCGCAGAAGACCGTCTCTCTCGACGAGGCCGGCGAGGCGCTCAACCAGAGCGAGCAGCAGCGTGAGGGCGGCGACCAGGTCCATGCGATCTGCCCGATGGTGCTCCCGAAGGGCCGCTCGTTCCTGAGCATGCTCCCGGTGTTGTCGCTGCTCGTCCTGGGCGCGGTGGGCACCGCGGTCGTGTCGACGGTGGACGACTCCCCGCTGACCAACCCGCTCTTCGGGCTGCACTACTGGGTCATCTCCGTGGTCGCGGTCGCCTTCGTGTGGTGGCGGCAGGGCATGGTGATGGTCCCGGACGGCTGCCAGGCGCTGATCACGCGCTTCGGGAAGCTGGAGAAGGTCGTCGGCCCCGGCCGGGTGATCCTGATCAGCCCGTGGAAGCGGGTCTCGTACATCCTCAACACCACCCGCGAGTACCCGTTCAACGCGCCGGTGCGCGAGGCGCCGACCAAGGGCGGCGTGAAGGCCTCGATCGACCTGTTCATCCAGTTCCGGATCAGCGACGCGACCGAGTTCGTCTACACACTGGGTGCGGTACGCGGCTTCGAGGAGAAGCTGAGCAACGCGGTGAGCGAGACGATCCGCAGTCTCATCTACGAGCAGGAGGCCGCCGGGATCTACGACATGGTCGGCGAGGACACCGGCCGGCTCCTTGAGCAGCTGAACCAGCAGTTCCGGCCCGCGGTCGAGCTGACCAACGCCAACATCACGCATGCGGAGCCGTCCGACCGCAACTACCGGATGGACCTGGCCGCCCCGGAGATGGTGCGGATGGCGAAGGAGGCGTACACGCACGAGTACGCGCTGATGCTCCGCAAGGAGCAGGACGAGGGCGACCTGAGCAAGGAGTTGGCGACCAGCCACGAGACGCTCTCCGCGATCCACGCCGACATCGCCCAGTACCAGGCCCAGATGGACACCGCCGTGGAGCGCGAGACCAACCGCGCCCAGGCCCTTGCCCGCCAGCGCTACGTACAGGCCGAGTCCGAGGCGAAGGCCAACGCGGCGCTGCTGGAGGCACAGGCCCTCGACATCCGCGCGGTCACCGCGGCCGAGGCTCCCGAGATCCTCGAGTACCGCTACCAGCAGCAGATCCTCGACACCCTTGAGCAGGTCGCCGACCATCTGCCGCGCCTGGTCCGCATCGGCGGCTCGGCGGACGGCAGCGGCGCCGCCGGGGTCGACTTCCTGCAGCTGGCCCGGGAGATGGTCGGCGAGCGCGGCGAGGAGCTGTTCAGCGAGGCGGACATGGCTGCCATGCGCGGGCAGCTCGCCGCGATCGGCGACCGTATCGCCGGACGCGAGGACGAGATCGTGGTGCTGCTCCAGGCCGAGCGGCCCACCGTGCCGTCGGCCGAGGGTGGAGCGCCGACGGGCTCTTCGACCGGCCAAGAGACCGCCGAGCAGGCGAAGGCGTCCGAGGTTCCCGACTTCTCCGAGGAGGCCGGTCAGTGA
- a CDS encoding VOC family protein: MALEWEQIIVDSSDPIALGRWWAEALGWVVVDESEEIIEIRPEPDQMPGLLFVPVPEGKTSKNRLHPDFRPDDQEAEVARLLSLGARRADTVQDEQHWVTLLDPEGNEFCVLGERKS; the protein is encoded by the coding sequence ATGGCACTCGAATGGGAACAGATCATCGTCGACTCCTCCGACCCCATCGCCCTCGGGCGCTGGTGGGCCGAGGCTCTCGGCTGGGTAGTGGTCGACGAATCCGAGGAGATCATCGAGATCCGGCCTGAGCCGGACCAGATGCCGGGGCTGCTCTTCGTGCCTGTCCCCGAGGGCAAGACGTCGAAGAACCGGCTCCACCCCGACTTCCGCCCCGACGACCAGGAGGCCGAGGTCGCCCGGCTGCTCTCCCTCGGTGCCCGGCGCGCCGACACCGTGCAGGACGAGCAGCACTGGGTGACCCTCCTCGACCCGGAGGGCAACGAATTCTGTGTCCTGGGTGAGCGGAAGAGCTGA